The following coding sequences are from one Diabrotica virgifera virgifera chromosome 2, PGI_DIABVI_V3a window:
- the LOC126880048 gene encoding uncharacterized protein LOC126880048: protein MSRNRPLTEAELQYIGDHLSDEEYCLSEFDGDEDADDNFPGTSSIFRTPSQSSTTSIDSQPKCSSTSVQHLKRVRQCTLTRNTNNSSGNEDFDDSDQDPDFDPDDGFGFKHNKLVFLINDA, encoded by the coding sequence ATGTCTAGAAACCGACCGCTTACAGAAGCTGAACTCCAGTATATAGGAGACCATCTAAGTGATGAAGAGTATTGTCTTTCCGAATTTGATGGAGATGAGGATGCGGACGACAATTTCCCTGGGACAAGCTCAATTTTCAGAACTCCGTCACAATCCTCGACTACTAGTATCGACAGCCAGCCGAAATGTTCCAGTACTTCAGTACAGCACTTGAAAAGAGTGCGCCAATGTACTCTTACAAGAAATACAAATAATTCTAGTGGAAACGAAGATTTTGATGATTCGGATCAAGATCCTGACTTTGATCCAGATGACGGATTTGGTTTCAAGCACAACAAGCTGGTTTTTCTTATTAACGATGCATAA